The genomic stretch GGCCGCATCTGTGCCAATTTGGTCGACACCAACTACAGGATCCACGCCACTTGACTGGAGCACAATCTCAAGGCCTTTGAATTGACCGTGGAATCGGCGAAAGTTGAGATGTCGATCGGCCAAGGGTACAGGCTGCAAATCCAAGGCTTGTAAAATCGGCTCGGCTTCGGCCTGCATGGCCATCACAATTCCGATGCGACGATAGTGGGTCATGGTCTCTCCGTGATCGCGTAAATGCCCGGCGCGTTCCGCCAATAACCTTGGTAGTCAAGACCGTAACCAAAGACAAAACGGTCTGGTACAGCAAGGCCACAGTAGTCGGGACGATAATCTGGTCGCGCTTTTCGGTCATGGATTTTCTCGACCAAAACACAGGTTTTGACAGAACGCGCACCTTGCGCCAAACAATACTCCATCACACCCAATAGCGTCGCACCTTCGTCATAAATGTCATCGACGAGGACGACGGCCCGCTCGCGTAGCGGTATCCTTGGGGTTTGTATCCACCGCAATTGTTGGCCTCGTGTTGCCGTGCCATAGCGACTGGCATGCACGTAGTCAACCTGTAGCGGGAAGGGCAGGCATGGTAAGAGCTGTCCAGCAAAAATGAGCCCACCGTTCATGACCACCAAAAAGATGGGGCGTGCGTCGGCCAGTTCGGTCAATTGGTCAGCCATTTTATGAATGGCCGCTGTGACTTCCTCCTGCGAGTAAAGGCAGTCAGCTTCTTTAAAAATGCTTTGCATCTGCTCAAGTATTGATGACGCCATCAGCGCATTTGCTCCTTTTCGGCCTTGGCAAGCAATGCGGCTATCGCTTGTACTGTTTGTGGATGATATCGATTCTTAAATTGCTCAAACAGCGCGCGCGCTGTGGCCAGGCCAGCGGGCGTTTCTGTTAATGCCCGATAGACAGGTAGAATGAGGCGATTGCGACCGATACTGCCAAGATGCCTTTCCACCGCATGTTGAGCCCCAGTGTAACCGCTGCGTATGGCAAGCGGCAGCCAAGCCAGTCCAATTTCGGCATTTGGGCTGTTCGACAGTTGATAGACATGATCGAGTTCGGCCAGCCGTTTACGGTCGAATTTTGGCGCGAGCTGGCCAAGAAAATAGACCCATTCCTGAGTTGACCAATGTTTTGCCTTCAACTCGGGGGTGCTGAGTGCCCCCGATTTCCATGCCGTCAGGGCGTGTTCAAGTTTGTTCAGACGCGCCGAGAACGGCGGTTTAAAAGGTTTCGGTATACCCGGGCCATATAGCCAGGCGTTGAGTTCTGCCATCCCGAAACCTTTGTCTTTGTTTGGTCTAAAGAGGTGTTGGTCGATGTAACGTGCGAACTTCTCAGAAGTGATGGTTTGAAACTTGAAATGGGCGAAATAACGTTTCAAGAAATTATCTAGGGCGGCACGCCCAAACACATGTTCCAGCGTGTGCATCAGGAATTGGCCTTTGTTGTAAACCACGGGTGACCAAGCGTCGTCGGGGTGTTTCCCCTTAAGGTTTTGCACAAGCCCCTGCTCCGCTTTGGGAATTTCCGTCCGAAACGCATTCATCATGTCTCGGTAAGCAAGCACTTGCTCCATTTCAGCCAACTCGCGGCCATAAATTTTTTCAACAATGCGATTTTCCAGATAGCTCGTAATGCCTTCGTTGAGCCAGAAGTCTTGCCAAGTCTGGTTGGTCACCAAATTGCCAGACCAGCTGTGTGCAAGTTCATGGGTAATGAGACTCACAAGTGACTTGTCGCCAACAATCACCGTTGGCGTGATAAACGAAAGACGCGGGTTTTCCATTCCACCATAGGGAAAACTAGGCGGCAAAATCAATAAATCGTAACGTTTCCATACATATGGGCCGTATAGGCTTTCGGTCGCTTGTATCATTTTTTCCGTGTCTTCGAACTCTTTTGCGGCGCGAGGCAACACAGCAGGCTCAGCCCAGACGCCAGAGCGCGGTGACCAGCTATGGAATTTGAGATGCCCTGCCGCGATGGCGAGTAGGTATGGCGCGATGGGCTGATCCATATGAAATTGGAAGCTGCCATTGTTTGGTGCGGATGGATCGTTATCGGCGCTCATTAGCACACGAATGCCTTTGGGCGCCTTCACCTGAGCATCATAAGTGATGCGAATCGCTGGCGTGTCCTGCATTGGGATCCAACTGCGACCATGTATGCTCTGCGATTGCGAGAACATGAAAGGGGCTTTCTTGTCCGCGGTGGCCGAGGCGGGCAGCCATTGCAAACCGGTACCGTCGGGCGTCGTTTCGTAATGAATGCGCAGTTTTTCGACTTGATACGGCACATGGATCACCAGCGCCCTGCCACGGATGGG from Gammaproteobacteria bacterium encodes the following:
- a CDS encoding hypoxanthine-guanine phosphoribosyltransferase, yielding MASSILEQMQSIFKEADCLYSQEEVTAAIHKMADQLTELADARPIFLVVMNGGLIFAGQLLPCLPFPLQVDYVHASRYGTATRGQQLRWIQTPRIPLRERAVVLVDDIYDEGATLLGVMEYCLAQGARSVKTCVLVEKIHDRKARPDYRPDYCGLAVPDRFVFGYGLDYQGYWRNAPGIYAITERP